A region from the Halosolutus gelatinilyticus genome encodes:
- the hisS gene encoding histidine--tRNA ligase, with translation MYERIKGFRDFYPGEMAARRATIDVLEDTARSYGFREIGTPALERAELWTDKSGDDIVDELYAFEDQGGRHVTLTPELTPTVARMVVAKQQELSKPIKWFSTRPFWRYEQVQQGRQREFYQTNVDIFGSSEPEADAEILAWAADALTGLGLTEEHFEFRISHRDILGGVLETYEADVDVDEAIRAVDKSEKLSETEYHDLLVEAGLTYEQAAEFDDLIASGDLDAVEEFAGTGRVTAAVENLQNVLAAAADFGAREHCTISLETARGLDYYTGVVFECFDSTGEVSRSIFGGGRYDDLIEGFGGQPTPAVGVAPGHATLSLLCQRAGVWPDEELRTDYYVLQIGDTRSEAARITQALRERGHVVETDVAGRSFGGQLDYADSINAETVVIVGEQDLENDEVTIKDMDSGDQTQIPVDDFPGDRDRPTYEDVA, from the coding sequence ATGTACGAGCGGATCAAGGGCTTTCGAGACTTCTATCCGGGCGAGATGGCCGCGCGGCGGGCGACCATCGACGTGCTGGAAGACACCGCCCGTAGCTACGGCTTCCGCGAGATCGGAACGCCCGCGCTCGAACGGGCCGAGCTGTGGACCGACAAGAGCGGCGACGACATCGTCGACGAACTGTACGCGTTCGAGGACCAGGGCGGGCGCCACGTCACGTTAACCCCGGAACTGACGCCGACGGTCGCGCGGATGGTCGTCGCCAAGCAACAGGAACTGTCGAAGCCGATCAAGTGGTTCTCGACCCGGCCGTTCTGGCGCTACGAGCAGGTCCAGCAGGGTCGTCAGCGCGAGTTCTACCAGACCAACGTCGACATCTTCGGCTCGAGCGAACCCGAAGCCGACGCCGAGATCCTCGCGTGGGCGGCCGACGCCCTCACCGGACTCGGCCTGACCGAGGAGCACTTCGAGTTCCGCATCTCCCACCGGGACATCCTCGGCGGCGTCCTCGAGACGTACGAGGCCGACGTCGACGTCGACGAGGCGATCCGCGCGGTCGATAAATCCGAGAAGCTCTCGGAGACTGAGTACCACGACCTGCTCGTCGAGGCCGGCCTCACGTACGAGCAGGCGGCCGAGTTCGACGACCTCATCGCGAGCGGCGACCTCGACGCGGTCGAGGAGTTCGCGGGTACCGGTCGCGTCACCGCCGCGGTCGAAAACCTTCAGAACGTCCTCGCGGCCGCCGCGGATTTCGGCGCGCGCGAGCACTGTACGATCTCGCTCGAGACCGCCCGCGGGCTGGACTACTACACCGGCGTCGTCTTCGAGTGCTTCGACTCCACGGGCGAGGTCTCCCGATCGATCTTCGGCGGCGGCCGGTACGACGATCTGATCGAGGGGTTCGGCGGCCAGCCGACGCCCGCGGTCGGCGTCGCGCCGGGCCACGCCACGCTGTCGCTGCTCTGTCAGCGCGCCGGCGTCTGGCCCGACGAGGAACTGCGGACGGACTACTACGTGCTCCAGATCGGCGACACCCGATCGGAGGCGGCCCGGATCACGCAGGCGCTGCGCGAGCGCGGCCACGTCGTCGAGACCGACGTCGCGGGCCGCTCGTTCGGCGGCCAACTCGACTACGCCGACTCGATCAACGCCGAGACGGTCGTCATCGTCGGCGAACAGGATCTCGAGAACGACGAGGTGACGATCAAGGACATGGACTCCGGCGACCAGACCCAGATCCCCGTCGACGACTTCCCCGGCGATCGGGACCGGCCGACGTACGAGGACGTCGCGTAA
- a CDS encoding DUF7411 family protein translates to MELGLLYSGGKDSTLAALLLDEFYEVTLVTGHFGVTDDWKHAEDSAETIGFDFERLPLDPDVAREAVDRIRENGFPRNGIQLVHQHALEELAAQEFDAIADGTRRDDRVPTVSRAQAQSLEDRHGVDYVAPLTGFGRGAVDRLVDTTLDVTVGPSEELDRADYEAELRALIADEDGPETVADCFPAHEQTVVRDVR, encoded by the coding sequence ATGGAGCTCGGACTGCTCTACAGCGGCGGCAAGGATTCGACGCTCGCGGCCCTCCTCCTCGACGAGTTCTACGAGGTTACGCTGGTGACCGGCCACTTCGGCGTCACCGACGACTGGAAACACGCCGAGGACTCCGCCGAGACTATCGGCTTCGACTTCGAGCGGCTGCCGCTCGATCCCGACGTCGCCCGCGAGGCCGTCGATCGGATCCGCGAGAACGGGTTCCCTCGAAACGGGATCCAGCTCGTCCACCAGCACGCGCTGGAGGAGCTCGCCGCACAGGAGTTCGACGCGATCGCCGACGGCACCCGACGGGACGATCGCGTGCCGACGGTCTCGCGCGCCCAGGCCCAGAGCCTCGAGGACCGCCACGGCGTCGACTACGTCGCCCCGTTGACGGGGTTCGGTCGTGGCGCCGTCGATCGACTGGTCGACACCACCCTCGACGTGACCGTCGGACCGAGCGAGGAGCTCGATCGGGCGGATTACGAGGCCGAATTGCGGGCGCTCATCGCCGACGAGGATGGCCCCGAGACGGTGGCCGACTGCTTCCCGGCGCACGAACAGACCGTCGTCAGGGACGTCCGCTAA
- a CDS encoding sulfatase-like hydrolase/transferase, producing MADTPNVLLVLTDQERYDCSAPDGPPIETPTMDRLSNEGMRFERAVTPISICTSARASLLTGQYPHGHGMLNNSHEADAIQANLPSTIPTFSEALATSDAGYDLTYTGKWHVGRDQTPEDFGFSYLGGSDKHHDDIDDAFREYREERGTPMEEVEFEEAVYTEGEDGTFVAAKTPVDVEDTRAYFLAKRTIDAIEAHASGDREGPFFHRADFYGPHHPYVIPEPYASMYDPDDIEQPESYLETFEGKPQVQENFVDYRGVRAFDWETWAEVIAKYWGFVTLIDDQLERVLDALEEHGLAEETAVVHASDHGDFVGGHRQFNKGPLMYDDTYRIPLQVRWPGVTEPGSVCEKPVHLHDLAPTFLEMAGVSIPDSFHGRSLVPLLEGDEPAGWPDSTFSEYHGEEFGLYSQRMVRTARYKYVYNGPDVDELYDIDRDPAELQNLIDHPDYVDARRSVRKRLVEWMYATDDPNRAWVPDALRDASAKRD from the coding sequence ATGGCCGACACGCCGAACGTCCTGCTCGTCCTCACCGATCAGGAGCGCTACGACTGCAGCGCCCCCGACGGCCCGCCGATCGAGACGCCGACGATGGATCGCCTCTCGAACGAGGGGATGCGGTTCGAACGGGCGGTGACGCCGATCAGCATCTGTACGAGCGCCCGCGCCTCGCTGTTGACCGGCCAGTACCCCCACGGCCACGGGATGTTGAACAACAGCCACGAGGCCGACGCGATCCAGGCGAACCTGCCGTCGACGATCCCGACCTTTTCCGAGGCGCTCGCGACGAGCGACGCCGGCTACGACCTCACGTACACGGGCAAGTGGCACGTCGGCCGCGACCAGACGCCCGAGGACTTCGGCTTCTCGTACCTCGGTGGGAGCGACAAACACCACGACGACATCGACGACGCGTTCCGCGAGTACCGCGAGGAGCGTGGGACGCCGATGGAGGAGGTCGAGTTCGAGGAGGCGGTCTACACCGAAGGCGAGGACGGCACCTTCGTCGCCGCGAAGACCCCCGTCGACGTCGAGGATACGCGGGCGTACTTCCTCGCGAAACGGACGATCGACGCGATCGAGGCCCACGCGAGCGGCGATCGGGAGGGGCCCTTCTTCCACCGGGCGGACTTCTACGGGCCGCACCACCCGTACGTGATCCCGGAGCCGTACGCCTCGATGTACGATCCCGACGACATCGAACAGCCGGAGAGCTACCTCGAGACGTTCGAGGGGAAACCGCAGGTCCAGGAGAACTTCGTCGACTACCGCGGCGTCCGGGCGTTCGACTGGGAGACGTGGGCCGAAGTGATCGCGAAATACTGGGGGTTCGTGACGCTGATCGACGACCAGCTAGAGCGAGTGCTCGACGCGCTCGAGGAGCACGGCCTGGCCGAGGAGACGGCCGTGGTCCACGCGTCCGATCACGGCGACTTCGTCGGCGGCCACCGCCAGTTCAACAAGGGGCCGCTGATGTACGACGACACCTATCGCATCCCGTTGCAGGTCCGCTGGCCCGGCGTCACCGAACCGGGATCGGTCTGCGAGAAGCCCGTCCACCTGCACGATCTGGCGCCGACGTTCCTCGAGATGGCCGGCGTCTCGATTCCCGACAGCTTCCACGGCCGCAGCCTCGTTCCTCTGCTCGAGGGCGACGAGCCCGCGGGCTGGCCCGACTCGACCTTCTCGGAGTACCACGGCGAGGAGTTCGGCCTCTACAGCCAGCGGATGGTCCGTACGGCCCGGTACAAGTACGTCTACAACGGGCCCGACGTCGACGAGCTGTACGACATCGATCGCGACCCCGCCGAACTCCAGAATCTGATCGACCACCCCGACTACGTCGACGCGCGCCGAAGCGTGCGGAAGCGACTCGTCGAGTGGATGTACGCGACGGACGATCCGAACCGGGCCTGGGTGCCCGATGCGCTTCGCGATGCATCGGCGAAGCGGGATTGA
- a CDS encoding 30S ribosomal protein S19e, whose amino-acid sequence MATMYDVPADDLIEALAEDFEERLDEPDWSEFAKTGADRELPPEQENFWATRAASLLRKVADRGPIGVERLSTEYGGSKGGSTRYRVAPDRRADGSKNVIRTILQQLEEEGLVETAEGEGRRVTAEGQSLLDDTAGAVLEELDRPELERYA is encoded by the coding sequence ATGGCTACGATGTACGACGTTCCGGCGGACGACCTCATCGAGGCGCTCGCCGAGGACTTCGAGGAGCGACTCGACGAACCCGACTGGAGCGAGTTCGCCAAGACCGGCGCCGATCGCGAACTGCCCCCCGAACAGGAGAACTTCTGGGCGACCCGCGCCGCGAGCCTACTGCGCAAGGTCGCCGACCGCGGACCGATCGGCGTCGAACGCCTCTCGACCGAATACGGCGGTTCGAAGGGCGGCTCGACCCGCTACCGCGTCGCCCCCGATCGGCGCGCCGACGGCTCGAAGAACGTCATCCGGACGATCCTGCAGCAACTCGAAGAGGAAGGCCTCGTCGAGACCGCGGAGGGTGAAGGCCGCCGCGTCACCGCCGAGGGGCAGAGTCTCCTCGACGACACCGCCGGCGCCGTCCTCGAAGAACTCGACCGGCCGGAACTCGAACGCTACGCGTAG
- a CDS encoding site-2 protease family protein, whose protein sequence is MEDVDSSRFDPSRLGDGSALDAGPPIDRIESVFAVYETQAEGDRLVYYGDPLIPPERTMRELWPLFRDAGYEPQLTMRHGEYVLVAEPTSIGIDGIPWTNLLLFLATIVSTLFAGAQWYYYDPISNPAVLWRAWPFTAAVLGVWSVHEMGHYVMSRYHRVDASLPYFIPIPSLIGTMGAVIKMKGRMPDRKALFDIGVAGPLAGLVATIVVTIVGLHLPPVTAPPDVVQDPNAIELRLGYPLLLEWLAALFDQPLYRDDPATAVSPVVIGGWVGMFVTFLNLIPVGQLDGGHILRAMAGEYQETIAALVPGALFGLAAYLYYVSNYGQNAVFIWVFWGFLTAVIAAVGPARPVDDRGLDRGRFLLGALTFALGVLCFMPVPIEIVG, encoded by the coding sequence ATGGAGGACGTCGATTCGTCCCGGTTTGACCCGTCCCGACTAGGTGACGGGTCGGCCCTCGATGCGGGCCCGCCGATCGATCGCATCGAGTCGGTGTTCGCGGTCTACGAGACGCAAGCCGAAGGCGACCGGTTGGTGTACTACGGCGATCCGCTGATCCCGCCGGAGCGGACGATGCGCGAGCTGTGGCCGCTCTTTCGCGACGCGGGATACGAACCGCAGCTAACGATGCGCCACGGCGAGTACGTCCTCGTCGCCGAACCCACGTCGATCGGCATCGACGGGATTCCGTGGACGAACCTGCTGTTGTTCCTGGCGACGATCGTCTCGACGCTGTTCGCCGGCGCGCAGTGGTACTACTACGACCCGATCTCGAACCCGGCGGTGCTGTGGCGTGCGTGGCCCTTCACCGCCGCCGTGCTGGGCGTCTGGAGCGTCCACGAGATGGGCCACTACGTGATGAGTCGGTACCACCGGGTCGACGCCTCGCTCCCGTACTTCATCCCCATCCCGTCGCTCATCGGGACCATGGGCGCGGTGATCAAGATGAAAGGACGGATGCCCGATCGGAAGGCGCTGTTCGATATCGGCGTCGCCGGCCCGCTCGCCGGCCTGGTGGCCACGATCGTCGTCACGATCGTCGGACTCCACCTTCCGCCGGTCACCGCGCCGCCGGACGTCGTGCAGGATCCCAACGCGATCGAGCTCCGGCTCGGGTACCCGCTGTTGCTGGAGTGGCTCGCGGCCCTGTTCGACCAGCCGCTGTACCGCGACGACCCGGCGACGGCGGTGAGTCCCGTCGTCATCGGCGGCTGGGTCGGGATGTTCGTCACCTTCCTCAACCTGATCCCGGTCGGCCAGCTCGACGGCGGCCACATCCTGCGGGCGATGGCCGGCGAGTACCAGGAGACGATCGCGGCGCTCGTCCCCGGCGCGCTCTTCGGGCTCGCCGCGTACCTCTACTACGTCAGCAACTACGGGCAGAACGCCGTCTTCATCTGGGTGTTCTGGGGGTTCCTGACCGCCGTGATCGCGGCGGTCGGCCCCGCCCGCCCGGTGGACGATCGGGGACTGGACCGCGGTCGATTCCTGCTCGGCGCCCTCACGTTCGCCCTCGGCGTGCTCTGCTTCATGCCGGTGCCGATCGAGATCGTCGGCTGA
- the thiL gene encoding thiamine-phosphate kinase, translating into MDERAALALLADELDPVGDDAAIVDDLVVTTDMLHERTDFPEGVSRYTAGWRSVGASLSDVAAMGAEAVAAVAVYAAPEFDRDELLGFVRGASDVCERVGAEYVGGDLDGHDEFTVSTTAIGRTDDPVPRDGASPGDAVCVTGTLGRSAAAIRLFERAASDDGTAVDRDALDRANDLFRFEPRVMAGRALAPTATAMMDSSDGLARSLHQLADASGCGFAIKSDAVPIDDAVYETTADENGALDRATTFGEDFELVCTIPEDDVETAREASPVALSPIGSVTTDGVTLDGASLEDRGFTHG; encoded by the coding sequence ATGGACGAACGGGCCGCGCTGGCGCTGCTGGCTGACGAACTCGATCCCGTCGGCGACGACGCCGCGATCGTCGACGACCTGGTCGTGACGACGGACATGCTCCACGAGCGGACGGACTTTCCCGAGGGAGTGAGCCGGTACACGGCCGGCTGGCGATCGGTGGGGGCCTCGCTGTCCGACGTCGCCGCGATGGGTGCGGAGGCCGTCGCCGCCGTCGCCGTCTACGCCGCGCCCGAATTCGATCGCGACGAACTGCTCGGGTTCGTCCGGGGAGCTAGCGACGTCTGCGAGCGCGTCGGCGCCGAGTACGTCGGCGGCGATCTAGACGGCCACGACGAGTTCACCGTCTCGACCACCGCGATCGGTCGAACGGACGATCCCGTGCCCCGAGACGGTGCCAGCCCGGGCGACGCGGTCTGCGTCACCGGGACGCTGGGTCGAAGCGCGGCCGCCATCCGCCTGTTCGAACGCGCGGCGAGCGACGATGGTACCGCCGTCGACCGTGACGCGCTCGATCGCGCGAACGACCTGTTCCGGTTCGAACCGCGGGTCATGGCCGGGCGCGCGCTCGCCCCCACCGCGACCGCGATGATGGATTCGAGCGACGGCCTCGCCCGATCGCTCCACCAGCTCGCCGACGCCAGCGGCTGCGGCTTCGCGATCAAGTCCGACGCCGTCCCGATCGACGACGCCGTCTACGAGACGACCGCCGACGAGAACGGGGCGCTCGATCGGGCGACGACGTTCGGCGAGGACTTCGAACTCGTCTGTACGATCCCCGAGGACGACGTCGAGACGGCTCGCGAAGCGTCTCCGGTCGCACTGTCGCCGATCGGCTCGGTCACGACGGACGGCGTCACGCTCGACGGGGCGTCCCTCGAAGACCGCGGCTTCACTCACGGCTGA
- a CDS encoding desampylase, with the protein MTALILPASVRDAIVDRAREGSPEEICGVLGGEYAPDDWSRVRSQYPAENVAETPRTRYRIDPEAQLAIFERLEGRGEQIVGFYHSHPRGPPRPSATDAARATWPDRSYAIVSLEPFEIGSWRWRTGADERGANPETDGRFVREPLAIE; encoded by the coding sequence GTGACCGCGCTCATCCTTCCGGCGTCGGTTCGCGACGCGATCGTCGACCGCGCCCGCGAGGGCAGCCCCGAGGAGATCTGCGGGGTGCTCGGCGGCGAGTACGCACCCGACGACTGGAGCCGCGTTCGATCGCAGTATCCCGCCGAAAACGTCGCCGAGACGCCCCGGACGCGCTACCGGATCGATCCCGAGGCGCAGCTCGCGATCTTCGAACGCCTGGAAGGTCGCGGCGAGCAGATCGTCGGCTTCTATCACTCCCACCCTCGCGGCCCGCCGCGACCGAGCGCGACCGACGCGGCGCGGGCGACGTGGCCCGATCGGTCGTACGCGATCGTCTCGCTGGAGCCGTTCGAAATCGGTTCCTGGCGCTGGCGAACGGGGGCCGACGAACGGGGAGCGAACCCGGAGACGGACGGCCGATTCGTACGGGAACCGCTCGCGATCGAGTGA
- a CDS encoding DNA-binding protein, with translation MSGSPDDERLEELRQKKMEQLQEQAEAQQSGEAQEAAQQQAEAQKNALLRQHLTDEARKRLNTVKMSKPQFGEQVEQQVVALARSGRIQGKIDDEKMKQLLQELKPDSKSFDIKRR, from the coding sequence ATGAGCGGTTCACCCGACGACGAACGACTCGAGGAGTTGCGACAGAAGAAGATGGAGCAACTGCAGGAACAGGCGGAGGCCCAACAGAGCGGAGAGGCCCAGGAGGCGGCCCAGCAGCAGGCCGAAGCCCAGAAGAACGCGCTGTTGCGACAGCACCTGACCGACGAGGCTCGCAAGCGGCTCAACACCGTCAAGATGAGCAAACCGCAGTTCGGCGAGCAGGTCGAGCAGCAGGTCGTCGCGCTCGCCCGATCGGGGCGCATCCAGGGCAAGATCGACGACGAAAAGATGAAACAGCTGCTGCAAGAACTCAAACCGGACTCGAAGAGCTTCGACATCAAGCGGCGCTAA
- a CDS encoding carboxypeptidase M32, whose amino-acid sequence MATDQAQSEGTGDTYEEFEDRVRRITNVGTAAGILQWDQEVVMPDEGTPARAQQLSTLSSINHEILTADETGALLDELEGSDLTDEQAAVVREVRRQYDRETSVPGELVEEISATTANAHPTWKEAKENDDFETFAPTLEKLVELKRDYAEHIDPDADPYEVLFAGYEPYLDLETAERVLERLRDELVPLIEAIDESDADLETDAFAGEFEDDDQEALARDVLDSLGYDWSRGRLDTAPHPFSSGTQFDARVTTRFEEDDLLGSITSTIHEFGHANYTLGLPDDGYGTPLGESRDLSVHESQSRLWENHVGRSRPFWEHFLPIARERFPGLEDVNPEEAYEAANQVYDDNLIRVEADELTYHLHIVIRFEIERDLISGDLAVEDVPEVWNDKYEEYLGVRPETDAEGCLQDIHWSHGSFGYFPTYSLGSVLAAQLYAAAEDDIGDLDDRIREGEFDDLNGWLRENVHRHGKRYTTPELIERATGEEFTADHFLAYVESKYGALYDLDDY is encoded by the coding sequence ATGGCAACCGATCAGGCCCAGAGTGAGGGGACTGGGGACACCTACGAGGAGTTCGAGGACCGAGTGAGGCGCATCACGAACGTCGGCACCGCCGCCGGCATCCTCCAGTGGGATCAGGAGGTCGTGATGCCCGACGAGGGGACGCCAGCCCGCGCACAGCAGCTGTCGACGCTCTCGTCGATCAACCACGAGATCCTGACCGCCGACGAGACCGGTGCGCTGCTCGACGAACTGGAAGGGAGCGATCTCACCGACGAGCAGGCCGCGGTCGTCCGCGAGGTCCGCCGGCAGTACGATCGCGAGACGAGCGTCCCCGGGGAACTCGTCGAGGAGATCTCCGCGACGACCGCGAACGCCCACCCCACGTGGAAGGAGGCGAAGGAGAACGACGACTTCGAGACGTTCGCGCCGACGCTGGAGAAACTGGTCGAACTCAAGCGCGACTACGCCGAACACATCGACCCCGACGCCGACCCGTACGAGGTGCTCTTCGCGGGCTACGAGCCGTACCTCGACCTGGAGACCGCCGAGCGCGTGCTCGAACGCCTGCGCGACGAACTCGTCCCGCTGATCGAGGCGATCGACGAGTCCGACGCCGACCTCGAGACCGACGCCTTCGCCGGCGAGTTCGAGGACGACGACCAGGAGGCTCTCGCCCGCGACGTGCTCGACTCGCTGGGCTACGACTGGTCTCGCGGCCGCCTCGACACCGCGCCGCACCCGTTCTCCTCCGGAACGCAGTTCGACGCCCGCGTGACCACCCGCTTCGAGGAGGACGACCTGCTCGGCTCGATCACCTCGACGATCCACGAGTTCGGTCACGCGAACTACACCCTCGGCCTCCCGGACGACGGCTACGGGACGCCGCTGGGCGAGTCCCGCGATCTCTCCGTCCACGAATCGCAGTCGCGCCTCTGGGAGAACCACGTCGGCCGATCGCGCCCGTTCTGGGAGCACTTCCTGCCGATCGCCCGCGAGCGCTTTCCGGGGCTCGAGGACGTCAACCCCGAGGAGGCCTACGAGGCCGCGAACCAGGTCTACGACGACAACCTCATCCGCGTCGAGGCGGACGAACTCACCTACCACCTCCACATCGTGATCCGCTTCGAGATCGAACGCGACCTCATCTCGGGCGATCTTGCGGTCGAGGACGTCCCCGAGGTCTGGAACGACAAGTACGAAGAGTACCTGGGCGTCCGCCCCGAGACGGACGCCGAGGGCTGCCTGCAGGACATCCACTGGTCCCACGGCAGCTTCGGCTACTTCCCGACGTACTCGCTCGGGTCGGTGCTCGCGGCCCAACTCTACGCCGCCGCGGAGGACGACATCGGCGACCTCGACGATCGCATCCGCGAGGGCGAGTTCGACGACCTGAACGGCTGGCTCCGCGAGAACGTCCACCGACACGGCAAGCGGTACACGACGCCCGAACTGATCGAGCGGGCCACCGGCGAGGAGTTCACCGCGGACCACTTCCTCGCGTACGTCGAGTCGAAGTACGGTGCGCTGTACGACCTCGACGACTACTGA
- a CDS encoding class I SAM-dependent methyltransferase → MNAIDRILHRVFGRPSGLAGRLGGRLMARMNAETAQQVIDALGLSPTDAVLEVGFGPGIGIEYAAEIVTDGRVAGVDYSSAMVEQATRRNEAAIDAGRVDLHYGTVEQLPFADGTFEAAFSINSIHAWPDPADGLREIRRTLRPGGTIAIAVTQHSTWPANDPEALLREAGFTAVERREWDDATCVFGRVPNDGSDE, encoded by the coding sequence ATGAACGCGATCGATCGGATTCTCCACCGGGTTTTCGGTCGGCCGTCCGGACTCGCCGGACGACTCGGCGGGCGGCTGATGGCCCGGATGAACGCCGAGACGGCGCAGCAGGTGATCGACGCGCTCGGGCTCTCGCCGACCGACGCCGTGCTCGAAGTCGGGTTCGGGCCGGGAATCGGAATCGAGTACGCCGCCGAAATCGTCACCGACGGCCGCGTCGCGGGCGTCGATTACTCCAGCGCGATGGTCGAGCAGGCCACCCGGCGGAACGAGGCCGCGATCGACGCCGGTCGCGTCGACCTCCACTACGGCACGGTCGAACAGCTGCCGTTCGCGGACGGGACCTTCGAGGCGGCGTTCTCGATCAACTCGATACACGCCTGGCCCGATCCCGCGGACGGCCTCCGCGAGATACGCCGCACGTTACGGCCCGGCGGCACGATCGCGATCGCGGTCACGCAGCATTCGACGTGGCCGGCGAACGATCCCGAAGCGCTGCTCCGCGAGGCCGGGTTTACGGCCGTCGAGCGGCGGGAGTGGGACGACGCGACGTGCGTTTTCGGTCGCGTTCCGAACGACGGGAGCGACGAGTAG
- a CDS encoding SDR family oxidoreductase: MAPEARLEGQVAIVTGASSGIGAATCRALAADGATVVLASRSEDRLTELADDLEANHGVETLVAPTDVRDEDAIDDLIAEAVETFGGIDVLVNNAGLSRGSDVEEMTTEEYETMQGTNVDGVFYATRAAIPHVRDRSGHLLFVGSFAGHYPRSYNPVYAASKWWVRGFAKSVAAQVGDDGVGVTVVNPSEVRTEFETADGTPFEEAFDADEATDPEEIADAIVFAASREGSGVSELDLYRRDKFADTF; the protein is encoded by the coding sequence ATGGCACCAGAAGCGCGACTCGAGGGGCAGGTGGCGATCGTCACCGGCGCGAGTTCCGGCATCGGCGCGGCGACCTGCCGGGCGCTCGCGGCCGACGGCGCGACCGTCGTCCTCGCGTCTCGAAGCGAGGATCGACTGACCGAACTCGCCGACGATCTCGAGGCGAACCACGGCGTCGAGACGCTGGTCGCGCCGACCGACGTACGCGACGAGGATGCGATCGACGACCTGATCGCCGAGGCGGTCGAGACCTTCGGCGGGATCGACGTGTTGGTGAACAACGCGGGCCTCTCGCGGGGCAGCGACGTCGAGGAGATGACGACCGAGGAGTACGAGACGATGCAGGGGACGAACGTCGACGGCGTCTTTTACGCGACCCGGGCGGCGATCCCCCACGTCCGCGATCGATCGGGCCACCTGCTCTTCGTCGGCAGCTTCGCGGGCCACTACCCGCGATCGTACAACCCTGTCTACGCCGCCTCGAAGTGGTGGGTCCGGGGCTTCGCCAAGAGCGTTGCAGCCCAGGTGGGCGACGACGGCGTCGGCGTCACCGTCGTCAACCCCTCCGAGGTCCGGACGGAGTTCGAGACGGCCGACGGGACGCCGTTCGAGGAGGCCTTCGACGCGGACGAGGCCACCGACCCCGAGGAGATCGCCGACGCGATCGTCTTCGCCGCCTCGCGCGAGGGCTCGGGCGTGAGCGAACTCGACCTCTACCGGCGGGACAAGTTCGCGGACACCTTCTGA
- a CDS encoding ABC transporter substrate-binding protein: protein MRIVTTLPSATELVAALGIDPVGVSHECDYPPGVESLPSITRSRISEACRASSAEIDRQVLETAETESGVYDVDTETLADLDPDLIVTQGMCDVCAVDEVVVADAIDEANEARRASSSRTQSDDDVDPEVLTTDPHTVADVFDDLDRLGRATGRENRAREVRLELESRIDDVRARTADIDTADRPRVVIFDWTNPVMVAGHWTAELVGWTGGEYGLADVGDRSRPREWDAIREYDPEIAIVGPCGFGLDQIAANRSDLTDREGWDDLTAVQEGRVWALDGHHYLNRPGPRLVDTLEAIAGIVHPDRFDAPDLDVAVPFDELEPHKNPADAGVEVDSNP from the coding sequence ATGCGAATCGTCACGACGCTCCCCTCGGCGACCGAACTCGTCGCCGCGCTGGGCATCGACCCCGTCGGGGTCTCCCACGAGTGCGACTACCCGCCCGGCGTCGAGTCGCTGCCCTCGATCACGCGCTCCCGGATCAGCGAGGCGTGTCGCGCCTCGAGCGCCGAGATCGATCGACAGGTGCTCGAAACCGCCGAGACCGAGAGCGGCGTCTACGACGTCGACACCGAGACTCTCGCCGATCTCGACCCGGATCTGATCGTCACGCAAGGGATGTGCGACGTCTGCGCGGTCGACGAGGTCGTCGTCGCCGATGCGATCGACGAGGCCAACGAGGCTCGACGCGCCTCGAGCAGTCGGACGCAGTCCGACGATGACGTCGACCCGGAGGTTCTCACGACCGATCCGCACACGGTGGCGGACGTGTTCGACGACCTCGATCGGCTCGGCCGGGCGACCGGGCGCGAAAACCGCGCCCGCGAAGTCCGACTGGAACTCGAGTCCCGAATCGACGATGTTCGGGCGCGAACAGCTGATATCGACACTGCCGATCGCCCCCGAGTCGTCATCTTCGACTGGACCAATCCGGTCATGGTCGCGGGCCACTGGACCGCCGAACTGGTCGGCTGGACCGGCGGCGAGTACGGCCTGGCCGATGTCGGCGATCGATCGCGTCCCCGCGAATGGGACGCGATCCGCGAGTACGATCCCGAGATCGCGATCGTCGGCCCCTGCGGGTTCGGGCTCGATCAGATCGCCGCGAATCGATCGGACCTCACCGATCGCGAGGGCTGGGACGACCTTACGGCAGTTCAGGAGGGGCGCGTCTGGGCGCTCGACGGCCACCACTACCTCAACCGGCCCGGCCCGCGGCTCGTCGACACCCTCGAAGCGATCGCGGGAATCGTCCACCCCGATCGGTTCGACGCCCCCGATCTGGACGTCGCGGTTCCGTTCGACGAACTGGAGCCGCACAAGAATCCCGCCGACGCGGGGGTCGAGGTCGACTCGAATCCGTGA